Proteins co-encoded in one Papaver somniferum cultivar HN1 chromosome 5, ASM357369v1, whole genome shotgun sequence genomic window:
- the LOC113282110 gene encoding major latex protein 15-like translates to MAQLHKLGFETEIKCSADKFFGMFSHNITQLPKCVPNIYKSVEVIQGDETSIGSIKLWKYDVEGREMIVKEKVTAFDKEKRSITHEMVEGELANYYKAIAVKLDVVPKQGAAGTASLVTWSLEFEKVNEDIPNPTAYIDALKLTTMEVSSQLC, encoded by the exons ATGGCTCAACTTCATAAGCTTGGATTTGAAACTGAAATAAAATGCAGTGCCGATAAGTTCTTTGGCATGTTTAGTCACAATATAACTCAACTTCCTAAATGTGTTCCTAATATATACAAAAGTGTTGAAGTCATCCAAGGAGATGAAACTAGCATTGGCTCCATCAAGCTTTGGAAATATGATGTCG AGGGAAGGGAAATGATAGTCAAGGAAAAAGTAACAGCGTTCGACAAGGAAAAGAGGTCGATCACTCATGAAATGGTCGAAGGAGAACTCGCCAATTACTATAAAGCTATAGCCGTGAAACTTGATGTGGTTCCAAAGCAGGGTGCAGCTGGAACTGCGAGCTTGGTAACATGGTCTCTAGAGTTTGAGAAGGTTAATGAAGATATCCCTAATCCAACGGCTTATATTGATGCCCTCAAACTAACCACCATGGAAGTGAGTTCTCAGCTCTGCTGA
- the LOC113279258 gene encoding uncharacterized protein LOC113279258, which translates to MYIYRSGSKMILLLLYVDDIILTGSSSELLTSFIYVLSKEFSMKDSGDLNYFLGIECQRTSSTLLLSQKKYALQLLQKADMLHCSHATTPVIVDPRVFVHHGVVLSDEDATLYGSLVGGLQYLTLTRPDLCFAVNYVCQFMHIPTSLQFQLVKRILRYVKGTVSSGVTLSAGPCDILKAFSDSDWARCPDTLKSTSGYCIFLGNSLISWNSKKQPTISRSSVEAEYKSLVVTSAEML; encoded by the coding sequence ATGTACATCTACAggtctggatccaagatgattCTTCTTTtattatatgtagatgacatcatatTGACAGGTTCATCCTCTGAGTTGCTTACTTCTTTTATATATGTCTTGAGCAAAGAATTTTCTATGAAGGATTCAGGGGATTTGAATTACTTTTTGGGCATTGAATGTCAAAGGACTTCTAGTACTCTCTTATTATCTCAGAAGAAGTATGCTCTTCAATTACTTCAGAAAGCTGATATGCTACATTGTTCTCATGCAACCACACCAGTCATTGTTGATCCAAGAGTGTTTGTCCATCATGGTGTGGTGTTGAGTGATGAAGATGCTACATTATATGGAAGCCTTGTTGGTGGATTGCAGTACTTAACCCTGACTAGACCAGACTTATGTTTTGCTGTGAATTATGTCTGTCAGTTTATGCACATACCAACTTCTCTTCAATTTCAGCTGGTTAAAAGAATTCTACGATATGTGAAAGGCACTGTAAGTTCTGGTGTAACTCTTTCTGCAGGACCTTGTGATATTCTAAAAGCATTCTCAGACTCTGACTGGGCTAGATGTCCTGATACTCTTAAGTCAACTTCAGGTTATTGCATTTTTCTTGGTAATTCATTGATCTCCTGGAATTCAAAGAAGCAGCCAACCATCTCTAGATCTTCTGTTGAAGCCGAGTACAAATCATTAGTTGTTACCAGTGCAGAGATGTTATAG